From a region of the Daphnia magna isolate NIES linkage group LG1, ASM2063170v1.1, whole genome shotgun sequence genome:
- the LOC123474477 gene encoding uncharacterized protein LOC123474477 has translation MVSSSSGYYTTPVPYYTTMASDYCTTKKTDYYATTYAAPSFYTESPYYYTTTYAAPSYTTKGAEYYTITYAAREYYTDAPKYYSAPSYYQTDTPRYTTYAASSYNTETPKYYTTNYAAPGYYTMAS, from the exons ATGGTCTCGTCTTCTTCTGGGTACTACACCACTCCGGTgccctactacaccaccatGGCCTCCGATTACTGCACAACGAAGAAGACCGACTATTATGCGACAACATATGCTGCCCCCAGCTTCTACACCGAGTCACCCTA ttactacaccacaacttatGCTGCCCCGTCTTACACCACAAAGGGCGCAGAATACTACACAATCACTTACGCTGCTCGAGAATACTACACTGATGCTcctaaatattattcggctcCAAGTTACTACCAGACTGACACTCCACGATACACAACTTATGCTGCCTCAAGCTACAATACCGAGACTCcgaagtactacaccaccaactATGCTGCTCCGGGTTATTACACCATGGCTTCCTAA